Below is a window of Impatiens glandulifera chromosome 2, dImpGla2.1, whole genome shotgun sequence DNA.
TCCGCCGCCAAATAACTAACATATGTAACCGCCTCGATCTCAAAAGGCGTAGGCGCGGGAACTTTTCGATCCAGGACTCGATGTATATCGTCCGCCTCAATGTAAGGAAACATATAATCGACAACGTTTCTCGGTACCCCGTTCTCGTTCTTATGAATAGCCTTTTTCCCCGATAAAATCTCGAGCATTACCACTCCAAAACTGTATACATCGCTTTTCGTGGTAAGTTGCTCTAACTTGTAGTATTCCGGGTCCATATACCCGAATGTCCCAGCAGCCCGGGTGGCAAGGGGTGTTTCCACGTCAGCAGGCCTGAGCATTGACAGACCAAAATCGGACAGCTTGGCAGTCCACGTGTCGTCGAGTAATATATTAGAGGATTTGATATCTCTGTGTATGATTGGTGGGACAGCGTACACGTGTAGGTATTCAATCCCTCTGGCGGCGTCTAAGGCGGCTTTTATACGCGCCGGCCACGTGTTCAACGGAGAGTCGTTCGTTTTGTGGAGGTGATGGTAAAGAGTGCCGTTGTTCATGTAGTCGTATATTAGAATTCGCTCTTGGGTGTCTTCGCAGTATCCGTACAGCCGGAGAAGATTCCGGTGGTTTAGCCGGGAAAGGAATTCCAGTTCGTTTAAGAATGCGCTGTCTTTGTCTTCTTGCCGTTTCATTCCTGTGTTGTATGAAGACGATTTGGAAGCTTCCGCCCGTTTTATCGCCAACCGGCGAGTCTCTCCTTGGATCTGTAGATCGGCGAAGTAGACTGAACCGAAGCTTCCGCTTCCGATTTTATGTTCGTTGGAGAAATTATTAGTGGCTTGAAGAAGATCGTCGAGACTGAATTCTTCTAGATCTCCGTTTCTCATGCTGATTAAATGGCTTAGTTTCTTTACAAGAACAGGACCGGATTTCGCTTCATtaggttgttgttgttgattgATGTTAACGGCGGCGGACATAGCttcggcggcggcggcggttgGTTGATCTCCTTGTTGTTGTTCCAATCGGCCGGAATCATGGACTCGGCAGCCTCTTATATTGCAGTATTTCCATACGAAGAAGATGGATAAAATCAACAAACAGAGAGATCCGGTGCTTCCTACCACGAGAAACGCTACCGTTTTATTGTTCCATTTAGTCGATGATGGTGGAGGAACGGCGATCGGTGGCGGCGGTTGGAGTCCTGGTGAGCTCGGCGGTGATTGGAATTCGTCGCCGGATGAGGGATCGCAAATCATTAGGGTTTCGGTACAGTGACTAGCGTAGTTAGGAAGAGGTTTCATGAAGGGGCAATCAGCGACGCAAGGCCCAGGCAATAAATTTGTCATAATCGGCACGCGATTGTTAGACAAGGAATCGAATTCTTCATTTCCCCAACAGTAGAGTGAATAATCATCCATCTTTACGCCGCAAAATACTTTCCGTTTCGCTTCGATCGTCAGAAAATAAACCGATCTCAAGCTTTCCGGCAATTTGAATCCATCTCCCCCCCAACATATCACCGTTCCATTCTTCATCAATCCGCAGCTTCGATCATCTCCCAACGCCAAAGATCTAACCACTCCGAAATCGTCAATCGCCGCCGTGAGATTCCCCCAGCACTTGACCGTACCGTTAATCGACGATATTGCACAGGCGTGACGGTTTCCGGCAGCAATCACGCTGTAATTACCGACCGGTTCCCCACCAACGACTTGACTCGTCCTACCAGAACACTTGACATTCCCTCCGGATTCCGTCAATCCGCAAACGAAATCGTCTCCGACAGCGATGCTTGATAAATTCCACATCACGGAAGAGTTGAATCGGTGCCATTGCCAGCATTCAAGTTCGTTAGTCCCGTCAAAGAGACCGCAAACGTGAGTATTTCCAGCTCGTAGTTCCCTAATGGAGGAGGAACCATTATAAACCCTTTTATAATCCACGTTAATCTGGATTACAGAACCAGTACCGTAATCGGAGACAGTAGTGAAGTTGAATCTCCAACAACCCAAAATAGAAGAAGTAGAAATGGACCTTAAGCCACAAACAAACCCTTGTCCGGCGACGAGTGCGGAAAAGGAAACGTTCCGGTTGGTGAATTGAGTGTTAATAGGAGGGAAGCCAGTGCAATTGAGAAAAGCTGGCTGATTTGGGTAGCTAATCAATGCGCAGATAACAGTTCGGTTACCGGTCTCTGAGATGGCGAAGGTGGAAAGAGAAGAAACGATTGGGATGAAAAGGAAAGAGAGGAGTAAAGAGTGAAGAATGGCCATGGATGAGAAAAGAGAGGTCTCATGATGAGTAAAACcctagaagaagaagatgatgattagACAGAGatataaagagagagagagagagagagagacgcGGTTTGCCAGAATGATAGAAAGGGAGGGTAGACTCGGACCGGAGACTAAGTCGGGGAAGAAATTTGTTCTTCTTTTTTGAACAAACGACAAGTCTACGAATCCGTGTGGTCAAATAGAAAGatattaattcatataattagATCCTCTTGATTCTCCTATTATCCTGTACATGCAAATGGGCCATGGATCCGGATTCCCTCCTCGGGTCAAGCTATcggattcattttttttttatcattttaatttagattttttttaacttgtgaTGGTTCCAAGAATCCAATATGACCACTTAGGTCGGAGTTGTCAGGGTTCTATGGAAGCAGGCGGGCTAAGTTCGGCCCGGTTTTTTTTGTGTTGTAGGGGAGGGATTGACTTTTTTAACGCATATTCAGTTGTACCGGCATGGTCCCACTAATTTGTTTTCTAATATCCCACCAAGGGTTAGTTCTATGCTACCTATACAGGTAGTGCCTGTATCCATTAAGGCACTGCCATTTgtacaaagagaaaataatcAACAAATAAGGAAGGTGATGCTTCACTTTTATGTATAGGTGTCATTTTATGAGTGGAATACAGGTACTGCCTGTATGGGTAGCATCGAAATAACCCCCACCAAGTTAGCCTAATGGTaatgtcacgagttcgattATATTTGAAAgcgcgctttgagtttaagcgggacTATGATCGAGTGTCATGCTAGTtttcctttattaaaaaaaataaaaaaaattattatatctaaTCTTATACAaatggttaatttttttatctcatatttAATGTCATCATCTTACCCATCAAACACAATAATTTTGTATGCATGACAACACTAATTTATAAAGGGTCATAAAATAATACGAACCAAAACGGAAAAAGTAATATATCATGCTTTAAAATTGACATATTTGAAAACTATGACTGGTCTTTACCtggataattttaaaatgtatatatttgaaaactttgATATAAAGAAGGGTTTAGTCGTGATAATATCAAAgtcttatattaattaagaaaatatatgcattttctaatatataaaattaaaacgtttGATTCGGTGGTTGATGAGTGATTTAATTTTGACATACTGTCAACGTAATAATTGCTGAAAATGTTTgtagttattaaataattagtcTTAAggaactaataataattaagcaTTATTGAAGCTGAAATAGTCAATCTCACTTATTTTTCATGAGAAGGTGGTTACTAAAAGTCATAGgataatttgaaaaaacaatatatttccTCATTCAAAGATAGGAGGAGATCAGGAAATTTTgccatatattaaaaataaaatcaaatagaaGATGTGAAAAATTCAAATAGAAgatgttttatttttagaaaatttcaaATAGAAGATGTTATATTCAAGTGTTCAACTGAATAATGTTTCCAATATGTTGGACATGTGTTTgtgtataataattttgtttcacATTAATTCTGTTCAAACTTCTCttagtaaattattattatttttagaaataaaaatttaattattgttcaTACAATAAacagttatatatttaaaattaatttataaataatacaaaataatatttataaaattaaaataattataaaaaaaattaaatgttaaatagtataaataatttataaaaattcaaattatgatgAAGAAAATTCAATAATTACTCAGTTTTTTTTATGGCAACACTAAAACTAACTCATTATCTGTTTATTTAtggtgtaatatatatatatatatatatatatatatatatatatatatatatatatatatatatatatatatatatatatatatatatataattataataaatatttttgtttggcaAATGGCTAgctattacaaataataatatatctcaTCTGCTGCTGCCGACTATTAAATGTGTTTTATTCCCACTAATTTCTTCTATATATAGTAAATAATACTGGACATGATCAATGAaaattcaaacaataataacataataatgcAAATGAGGAGGATAgagaaattatcaaataaaatatagtatattaaattaaagatgcatgaaattggaaaattaagtgaggaATAGTATAATTTGGTTGGAAActtaattcaacattatttcagtttatttatttttaattatataactcaattcattaaataaaataaaatattatttattatttaaaaaataaataaataatattttaatattatatattaatatttgtaacttaaaaaaatcaaaatcataactcctcaaaataacatataatctaacttatttaaataacctaaatccAATCTAAAAATTGAGGTAGGCCATAATTAATATGGTGGTCGCAGTAGTTGTTAGTTCCCTACCGGCGCCGGCGCCGCTTGTCATCGTAGGAGGCAATACAGCTGCATCTGGGGCCACATGACCTAATGCATTAACAACACAAGGAATTATTTAGTCCTtgtttggttatatatatataatacttttataaaaaaattattataatctcCCTCAAAGTAACTAGTCAATGCCacaaaaacttttttatttattttttaaactaaaatttattctatagagaaagttaaaaaaaaattacgacaaccttataatatttttgttattgctATTTACATCActattaatatgaaataaataataaataaaaaaattaaagcaaAAAGCGcttataatatagtatatatcaTTGActaaattttaacttaatataacgTCATTTATAATTATCCttgtcaaataatttaaataataacaaaacgttattcctttattttataaatctttttataacataaaaaaataattatttaacccAAACTAAACTTATTccattaaacaattaaaaaacaGACAAAATTAAACAAGTTCTCAGTTATAGGCAACGAGTAAActagtaaattaatttaataaatatataaaaataataattataatcgtatgtaatttcaaataaataaataaataaattaataatttatggaTACCTGGTATAATAGATATAGGTGATCCACTTGGTGGCAGATTCAATATTGGATATCCAGCATCTGTtgtaatattgaaaaatatttaatataaaatatatttaaaatctaaaaattatttataagatttggaaaaagaaagaaagagatttaattaattacaagtGCACGCGCTGGGAGGTGGCGCGTCAAGTCTGCAAACGGATGGAAGATTGAGAGCTTTTTGGAGATCGATCTGAATACCGTAGCTAGAATAAGCATCTCCGAGGAGTTTACAAATGCATAACGGTCGGCTATCCAACATTCCGGCGAGCTCCGGGCAGCATAAACTTTCCGGCACCTTTAATTGACTTCCTTGTTCTACATACGTAAGACAATTCGACATGTTCAACAGCGCCTTAAGACAAGTGTCCGGCTTAGGTGATTTTACAACCGGCGGTGACGCCGTCGCCGATATTATACCTCCCGCTTCCATCGGCGGCGCTACAGGTTCTGACGACGGCGCGTCTGCATGGAATTTGATCGCGTTGCCGGAGAGAGAGATTGCTGTTATTAGTATTGTGAAGAATGTTATTGAACTGATGACAGAAGTTGCCATGGATATCTCTCTTGAGAAGAAGATGTAAACAAATAAGGGTCTGTTTGGTTATGCCACGATCGTCAAGTGGTGGATGGCGTTTGGCgattagagagaaaaataaaacataagtaGTTGAGTATGTCTTTAATAAGCATTCAATTCAATACACCATATTgtcttcttttatatataagaaaaaataataattgtaacAGCTTCAACTAAATCAtacactttatttaattttatttcatgtcTAACTCAAGTGTAATATTGACATAATTTGTAGCAACGACGGTGGTGGTAgacaccatatatatatatatatattgtttttacgGTCACCTGAGGTTTTGCAATATATGTTGGAAGGAAGTCATTTCATTTATAGTCTTTGTCCGAAAAGATTGtctattgtttgtttgtttgctaAAATAATTCAACTTGTAATGTTTAtgccaaacaaaatataaataatatcgtACTAAAACTTTAGATACACATTGCTTGAATTCactcaacaaaataaaatgccCTCATTTATTACTTCTATACTTTACCTTGTTTTCACACTCTACCCTGCAATGACCATGACCGAGAATACATGAATCCACTCGATCATCGCAGTGTGAAAACAAGATAAAGTTTAAGTCTATATGAATCCACTCATTTATATCCTATAGAGCCGGTATAAGTATAAGCCAACCTTAATATGTTAACAAATTTATTCTTGGGCATTTTCCCAAGCTATAATTAACAATagttccaaaaaaaaattaaattatctaaataagCAAGCATTTTAAAGTCAAATTTGATTAATGCTGGTCTGACTAGCTTcctatatttttcaaaaaaatattgaatttgtataactaatatttattgtaAGAGTTTTTTTCTACTAAAAATCATTTGTATGTTTATATATCCAACTGCATctgaaataaattacaaatatttcaACATTATTTTTAGGAGCTTAATATTGACGACTCAAAAATATTAGagaacaatttaaatattatctatAAGTTTGAGGCCTTTTAAATCATATGATATATCTCAAGCTTTTGACTTTTTAAGTTGTTGCTAAAAttcaaaaaaggaaaaaaaaatgttcacaTTTAAGAGATTAGTTGAGAATTAGAAAACTTTAGAGGgcaatttaattattatctaTAAGTTTGAGGggttttaaatcataatattatcTTAGTTGTAGGATACGTGCAACCAATTGGAATTGATAACTTACGCCGACGGTTCATATTCGCGGGATTTTTCAAACCGGGTAACTAATCGGCCGGTCTACCAACTTTCGACTCATGAACCGGACAGCAAATGGTTGGAGAGAGAGTGATGAAACGGTGTATTTTGAAGCTAGGGTTTCAAAATACGTATGTGGATTTTCATTTCCTCTTCTTTCTCTGTCGGAATAATTCACTTCACTGTGTATTGTCATGACGCTCGTTTGATCATAATCTGAATTCGGTTATACATATATGCATATCGAATTGATCTGGACTATAGAGGTCTGTTCAGCAATCTGGTTCAATTGCTCCATTCTTTTCCCAAAAGgtattctctctctctctatttatGTATTGACATATCCTTCCAAAGTCAATTTCTTTCCAGTTTGTCTGTGATTCAAGTTAGGTAGTCTGATATTTCAATTTGACTCCATTCATTATTTGAACTTGATTATGGATTCACTGTAGCTTGATAAAGTATTAATTCATTGACAACCATATCCTACTTATAAACATAACTTCCAAGATGACATGATTTAATCATTTGAGATAAGTCAAGATTATCCACAACATGATAAACTAGCCATTAGGAGTAAGCATAAATGCTTAGTAATTCTCAGGTGTTTAATCCACTTCGACATTCTAGACACATGCTAACATCAAATCTATCTGGTAATGGTGGTGGGATTTTGTGCTAGTCTCCTCCAGACAAAAACGCTTaatctaaaagaaaaagaaaataatatccAATCTGATACCATGCATGCTCAACATCTTCAATAGAACATGAATGTGATAAGATTGTTCTTTTTTGTGTGCCAAACTCATAACTGTATGAGTTACATGCTCCATGTGCAGTTAACTAATTGAAGAGTTGGAGTTTGTGCAGATTGACATTGTAATTTGCTGTTAGGAGGAAAAGCAGTATCCCACCAATGTAATAGGGGTTACAAATAAGAGCATTAACTTATTTTTGCTCTGAATGGTTTTAATATGGATGTTGAAGTGCTTGATATGGAACCTAGGAAGATAGGAAACCAAGGAATTACCAATGATGAAGATGCTGGAACCACCAACAACGGCGAATCAAGTGGTATATTGGAAAATCAGGATGAGGATGGACATGCCGAGCCACACATTGATATGGAGTTTGACTCTGAAGATGCTGCCAAGATATTTTACGATGAATACGCAAGGAGAATGGGATTCAATACCCGGATAGGTCAATTTAGTCATTTGAACTCTGATGGAAGTCTGCCCATTCACGAGTTCTTGTGTTCTAGGGATACCTGTGAGGCCATGCTCCAAATAGAACTAAAGGGGGATGGGAAATGGGTAGTGACAAATTTTTTCAAGGGTCACAATCATTCCACTACTTGCTCTGGCAAGGTTCAATATCTTAGACCACGTCGCCATTTTGCAGGGGCTTCTAAGATTATTTCAGAAACTTATCCGACTGTGGGCACTGTTCCTAGTGGTGTTATGTCTGTATCAGAAGTTCCTGGTGCTAAACCTCCTTTAAGGAGAACGCTCGGGAAGTTTTCCCAAAACCTTCTAGACTATTTCAAGAAGATGCAGGCGGAGAACCCTGGGTTTTACTATGCAATACAACTTGATGAAGATAACCGCATGGCTAATGTGTTCTGGGCTGATGCTAGGTCGCGTTCAGCTTACAGTCGATTTGGGGATACCGTGACATTGGACACAACGTTCAGAGTCAATCAGTACAGAGTACCGTTTGCTCCATTCACCGGGGTGAATCATCACGaacaaatgattatttttggttgtgCGTTACTAGTAGATGAATCCGAGGCTACTTTCGTGTGGCTTCTGAAAACATTTCTGGCTGCCATGAATGACCAAGCTCCTGTCTCTATAGTGACAGACAAAGATAGGGCAATACAGTCTGCAGTTTCTCAGGTGTTTCCTGAATCACACCATTGTATTAACAAGTGGGATATACTAAGAGAAGGCCAGGAAAGGCTGGCTCTTGTTTGTCATGCACATCCTAATTTTCAAGTCGATTTATATAATTGTATCAACACGACAGAAACAGTTGAGGAATTTGAGTTGTCATGGGACTATATCCTTGATAAATATGACCTCAGAAGGAATGATTGGCTTCAATCACTGTACAATGCACGAACCCAATGGGTTCCAGTCTATTTTAAGAATTCTTTCTTCGCCGGAACCTCTCTTCATCAAGGATTTCAAAGTTCCTTCTTTGACGGTTATGTGAATCAGCAGACCACTTTACCAGTGTTCTTTAGGCAGTATGAAAGAGCTTTAGAGTATTCTTACGAAAAAGAGATAGAAGCAGATTACGACTCAATATATACCACACCAGTACTTAGGACGCCTTCCCCCATGGAAAAACAAGCTGCTACTCTCTTTACAaggaaaatattttcaaaattccaAGAAGAATTGGTTGAGACTTTCGTGTACACTGCAAACAGGATCGAGGGAGATGCGACTACTAGCACGTATAGGGTTGCGAAGTTCGAGGATGATCTCAAAGCTTATACGGTTACAGTATGTGGGTCGGAGACGAGAGCTAGTTGTAGCTGCCAAATGTTTGAGTATTCTGGCATTCTTTGTAGACATATATTGACAGTTTTTACAGTGACAAATGTACTTACACTTCCATCTCATTACATTTTGAAACGCTGGACAAGAAATGCCAAATTTGGGCCTGCATCTGATGTACACCTTGAACTCCAAACCCCCCAAGAGTCTTTAACATCACGATACAATATCCTATGCAAGGAGGCTATTAAGTATGCAGAAGAAGGTGCTACAACTCCAGAGGCATTTAGTGCAGCATTGGAGGCCCTTAAGGAAGGGGCAAAGAAGGTGGCTATAGCAAAGAAAACGGTTGCTAAAGTTACATCTCCTGGTTCACAGGTCAGTGCAATTGGTTATGATGACAAGAGGGGCTCTAGTGCAAATCAAGAAATGAAGCCTTTGCTGTGGCCACGACAAGACGAAGTGACAAGGCACTTTAATCTTAATGATGTTCAATCGATAACTGATCTGAATTTTCCTCGCATGGCCCCTGTCTCTCTTCAACGTGATGATGGGCATTCTGATAACATGGTAGAAGAAATATTTTCAGATTTAATTTCGTTTCCCCATATTTAGTTGGTTATACTAAAGATCTTTTCCCTATTCTAGGTGGCTATGCGTTGCCTTAAGTCTATGACTTGGGTTATGGAGAACAAAAATTCTGTGCCTGCAAATAGAGTAGCTGTTATCAATCTGAAGGTATGCATCTCATAAGGGCTTTTATTTGCTCATATTACTTTGAGAATTCTTTTACTCCTTGGGTTCTTGTTTGATGTAACCTGTTTATTGTGTTTTCCATTTTCTTCCCATTCAGCATAAAGAAAAGCCTTATAAGTTTACAAGTGCACGACTTTGGAGTTAAAACAGTTCAGAACAGAGAAGTAGATTATATAATTATACCATAGATTATATTCATTTCTGGTGTTCTTCTGTTCTTGAAATACGAATGTTGACACTACAAAGTTAGTAGTCCTTAGAATTCAACATGCATTCTAAGATGTTGAATTTTTATGACGTGGATAACATGTAAAAAGAGTAAATTTCCTACGACAATTTCTTTTGTTCTTAGTTGTTTTATGTAGGGAATGGGATACTGTGATGTTGTGCTTATACTTCGTTGTGATGCATGGGAGGCCAATTTATAGGTAGTactagaaaaaattaaataaatggtGGAACAACTTTCATGATAGACATAATGAACTTGGTTGGGATATGAGAACTCTCAACGACCTTTGGAAATGCAAAGGTGTGCTTTAGGATTGTCCTAGTTTGATATTTCCACAATTCTCAGTTGTTTTATGTAGAAAATGGGATACTTTGATGTTGTGCTTATACATCGATCATCACTAATGAGCATATTCAAACTGCtattttgtcacaatttctGACACAATCACGATCTCATGGGGTAACTGCCAAAGTAAAACTgagtttttttgtttattataagattGTTTTCTGAATAATTATCTAGATTATAGTGTAATTTagtttcatttggtataaaaatcATGATGCATATTATTGTATAGATGGTTATGATTTTTGCAAACATAACAAAAGCATAGTTTTATGGATCATGATCAAGATGAAAAATCATGATACTGGCATCCCACTTGCCCTTTCATGTTGGATATATGTTTTCAATGGAAGAGTTTTGTTGATTTTCCTTTCATTTCATGATTTGCCTATGAAACTTATAAGGAATTGATTCCTACTTTCTTCTGCCTATAGAGTGACTGAAGATTCATTAAAATCTGATACTGTTTTGGCCATTTCCAGTTGCAAGATTATAATAGCAGGGCTACATCAGGGGAATCAGAGGTTAAATTTCATCTATCAAAGATCACACTAGAGCCGATGCTGAAAAATATGGCCTACATCAGTGGACAGTTATCTACCCCAGGAAATAGAGTTGCTGTTATCAATCTGAAGGTAACTGAAATGTTTAGATGGGGAATTTCTCTTAGAATGTTTGagttgtataatatttttatggaaTGCTTCAGCTCCAGGATACTGAAACGACTATTGGAGAGTCCGAGGTTAAATTTCAAGTCTCTAGAGATACATTAGGTGCCATGTTGAGATCCATGGTCTACATCCGCGAACAGCTCTCAAACGCGGTAAGGAGATTATTTAAAGAACAAAGTAACATGCCCTACTTACTACcttataattgaaattgatgCACAATCCTATTAATTGGTGAGGACAGGCTGACATACAATCAGAGCCCCTATCAAAAAGGCCACGGAAATAGAGTTAATAGATGACAAGATTCTTTAATAGAATACATTATTTGCTTTTCTAGCTTATCTTCTGGCGAGAAAATTGACTCCTCACGGGTATGTATATCTCTTTGGATGAACACGATTGTTGCACTTCTCCAAGTTTGAAGAAACGCCACAAATGGATGGATGGAGGGCTTGCCATTATCTTCTAATagtattccattttttttttcttattgctCTTGTAGTTAGAAGTTTTGTAGAGTGTGATTATTGCTATTGTAaaggtttatttttatttagatctCTGCCATCTAATTTTTATGGAAATGCCAAAAGATTCATCTTTGTCTTATTGTTTCCCTTGTCTGCGTTATATCCGGTTGACTACAAATGTTTTTAAAAGGTAGCTAAATATTTGATAAGAATGGACCAGGAACATATACATGTTTCCAAGATTCGAAGTCACTGAGATGATACATCACGATATTTGAAATAAGCACCATTGGACTTAAATATGGCGACATGATGTAtcttataaaatgaatgaaataagcACCAGTATTCGACCGGTTTAACAATATCTCAATATTTGGGGAATCCTTTCCTAACAATATCTCAATATTTGGGGAATCCTTTCCCGAATCCGTATATACATAGTAATTGGTTTGTCTAAAATATACATACCCATAACTCAATTTGGATAATtcttaaaatgttaatttttttttaaagatttcttTTATTGAGTGTTCTTtaaatccttttttttttactaaatttttattaaaatttataatcgATTTACTAAGTGTTTTCTTTTATGGTTCATATTCCGAATTTAGTTCATCCCTATAATAATAGGGCAAATTACCTGGGCGGCCCTCAAACTATCTCaatcgctcacttttggccctcaaattaatttttgaaacaaatcgccccttcaacttttataaaggtcaccagtggcccttccgtcaactttttgtTAAATCTAActgtttaagtttaaaatattatttttttatatattatctttaatcttatattttatatttatatatataattattaaatcgcttatatataatattatatatatatatatatattattaaattttatataattattaaatcttttatataatacataaataatatatattatttatttttatctttatatattttaaaaaataatttaagtgttaaaaatatttgagtagttagaaggttacaattacttttaataaattatttttaatatatataaaacaaaatttaaaaat
It encodes the following:
- the LOC124927133 gene encoding serine/threonine-protein kinase-like protein CCR4, whose amino-acid sequence is MAILHSLLLSFLFIPIVSSLSTFAISETGNRTVICALISYPNQPAFLNCTGFPPINTQFTNRNVSFSALVAGQGFVCGLRSISTSSILGCWRFNFTTVSDYGTGSVIQINVDYKRVYNGSSSIRELRAGNTHVCGLFDGTNELECWQWHRFNSSVMWNLSSIAVGDDFVCGLTESGGNVKCSGRTSQVVGGEPVGNYSVIAAGNRHACAISSINGTVKCWGNLTAAIDDFGVVRSLALGDDRSCGLMKNGTVICWGGDGFKLPESLRSVYFLTIEAKRKVFCGVKMDDYSLYCWGNEEFDSLSNNRVPIMTNLLPGPCVADCPFMKPLPNYASHCTETLMICDPSSGDEFQSPPSSPGLQPPPPIAVPPPSSTKWNNKTVAFLVVGSTGSLCLLILSIFFVWKYCNIRGCRVHDSGRLEQQQGDQPTAAAAEAMSAAVNINQQQQPNEAKSGPVLVKKLSHLISMRNGDLEEFSLDDLLQATNNFSNEHKIGSGSFGSVYFADLQIQGETRRLAIKRAEASKSSSYNTGMKRQEDKDSAFLNELEFLSRLNHRNLLRLYGYCEDTQERILIYDYMNNGTLYHHLHKTNDSPLNTWPARIKAALDAARGIEYLHVYAVPPIIHRDIKSSNILLDDTWTAKLSDFGLSMLRPADVETPLATRAAGTFGYMDPEYYKLEQLTTKSDVYSFGVVMLEILSGKKAIHKNENGVPRNVVDYMFPYIEADDIHRVLDRKVPAPTPFEIEAVTYVSYLAADCVSPEGRDRPSMSEVVSGLERALGACGAKETFSRSTTESSTG
- the LOC124927587 gene encoding non-specific lipid transfer protein GPI-anchored 11-like, encoding MATSVISSITFFTILITAISLSGNAIKFHADAPSSEPVAPPMEAGGIISATASPPVVKSPKPDTCLKALLNMSNCLTYVEQGSQLKVPESLCCPELAGMLDSRPLCICKLLGDAYSSYGIQIDLQKALNLPSVCRLDAPPPSACTYAGYPILNLPPSGSPISIIPGHVAPDAAVLPPTMTSGAGAGRELTTTATTILIMAYLNF